A stretch of the Papaver somniferum cultivar HN1 chromosome 6, ASM357369v1, whole genome shotgun sequence genome encodes the following:
- the LOC113288635 gene encoding uncharacterized protein LOC113288635 produces the protein MQSLPSPSCGRVCAIRQMTKQEHGFPVESTWPEFKLSSMLLSDTVRKFHESIDNEWDFLQRSACQTAAGRALWKHVIHDPVADVLAGEKYLTSLHEKMKKDHLNNAREISGVILAVRTLWFDSKIEAALKSFNGEDTQVVLLGAGMDARAYRLSCLKESKVFEVDFPKLLQMKAALLQLAMSSTNEYEKLAVMAKSLVRVAADIRDDDWLEKLKKSGYLPERNTVWVLEGILYYLSHQQAMQVLNIIAANCNLTHTVLLADFMNKSSTTLSQSNFQFYSDWPDHLLPSLGFSDVKLSQIGDPDAHFGFMHDPFNLFNRLRKLPRSIQTNPDDNKPCCRLYLVSASGSPDQTID, from the exons ATGCAGTCTCTCCCATCTCCTTCCTGTGGTAGAGTTTGCGCGATCAGACAGATGACGAAACAAGAACATGGATTCCCAGTGGAATCAACATGGCCGGAGTTTAAACTATCCAGTATGCTCTTGTCAGATACAGtgaggaaatttcatgaatctaTTGATAACGAATGGGACTTCCTTCAGCGCTCAGCGTGTCAAACTGCAGCTGGAAGAGCTCTGTGGAAGCATGTGATACATGATCCTGTTGCAGATGTACTTGCAGGAGAGAAGTATCTAACAAGTCTTcatgagaagatgaagaaagaccATCTCAATAATGCACGTGAAATATCTGGAGTGATTCTTGCTGTCCGCACGTTATGGTTTGATTCAAAGATTGAAGCAGCTCTCAAATCCTTCAACGGCGAAGACACCCAAGTTGTTCTACTTGGTGCAG GCATGGATGCGAGGGCGTACAGACTGAGCTGCTTGAAGGAGAGCAAAGTTTTTGAGGTTGATTTCCCAAAGCTCCTACAAATGAAAGCCGCGCTTCTGCAACTGGCAATGAGCTCCACAAATGAATACGAGAAACTGGCAGTGATGGCTAAATCTTTAGTTAGAGTGGCAGCTGACATAAGAGATGATGACTGGCTAGAAAAGCTTAAGAAATCTGGTTATCTTCCTGAACGAAATACAGTGTGGGTGCTTGAAGGTATCCTGTATTACCTATCCCACCAGCAAGCCATGCAAGTCCTGAACATCATAGCGGCTAACTGCAATCTGACCCATACAGTCCTTCTAGCGGATTTTATGAACAAGTCCTCAACCACACTTTCTCAATCCAACTTCCAATTCTATAGTGACTGGCCTGATCATCTCTTGCCGTCTCTAGGATTTTCTGATGTTAAGCTTTCACAGATTGGAGACCCAGATGCCCATTTCGGTTTCATGCATGACCCCTTTAATCTTTTCAATAGGCTTCGGAAGTTGCCTAGGTCAATCCAAACCAACCCGGATGATAACAAACCCTGCTGTCGGCTTTATTTGGTGAGTGCCTCAGGATCTCCTGATCAAACAATCGACTAG
- the LOC113288636 gene encoding uncharacterized protein LOC113288636, whose protein sequence is MTAVGARLISTVTGIPPPNPSQSETSLPPLKPPPLQHQQHFILNTKTNRRNFSVLPLTLIPFLYQPSPASAFSLGISGPKDWLRDQKKKASKYVLAPIDASKNSLRSAHLLLTKDSDNRDKDFEEVQNLLRSATRDCAPLERNSFVSFQASTGVEVCTFTLVLKNAASLLDDNDPVKLETEAILGVL, encoded by the exons ATGACAGCAGTAGGGGCGCGCCTTATTTCCACGGTTACCGGAATTCCCCCGCCAAATCCCTCCCAGTCTGAAACTTCCCTTCCACCGTTAAAACCACCACCACTGCAACATCAACAacatttcattctcaacaccaaAACCAATCGCAGAAATTTCTCAGTTCTCCCTCTCACACTCATTCCATTCCTCTATCAACCCTCTCCGGCCTCCGCCTTCTCGCTCGGCATAT CAGGACCAAAGGATTGGTTGAGAGATCAGAAGAAGAAAgcatcgaaatatgtgttagctccaattgatgcttctAAAAATAGCCTTCGGAGTGCACATCTTTTGTTAA CTAAGGATTCTGACAACCGGGATAAAGATTTCGAAGAAGTTCAGAACCTACTAAGATctgctacaagagattgtgctcCTCTAGAAAGGAATTCTTTTGTCTCATTTCAAGCTAGTACTGGTGTTGAG GTTTGCACGTTTACTTTGGTTTTGAAGAATGCAGCTTCTTTATTGGACGATAACGATCCTGTTAAGTTGGAAACTGAAGCTATTTTAGGAGTCTTATAA